The Nesterenkonia xinjiangensis genome contains a region encoding:
- a CDS encoding ribose-5-phosphate isomerase: MRVHIATDHAGMELSTHLVKHLSALGYEMIDHGPREYDALDDYPAFCLRAAEAVAQERLQGLDSLGIVLGGSGNGEQIAANKVRGIRAALAWNLETARLAREHNDANVVGLGGRQHSVEQAAEIVEAFLAARWSEAERHARRIGKIARYEESGEIVD, encoded by the coding sequence ATGCGCGTCCACATCGCCACCGACCACGCCGGCATGGAGCTCTCCACCCACCTCGTGAAGCACCTCAGCGCCCTGGGTTACGAGATGATCGACCACGGGCCCCGGGAGTACGACGCCCTGGACGACTACCCGGCATTCTGCCTCCGTGCGGCCGAGGCCGTGGCTCAGGAGCGCCTCCAAGGACTGGATTCGCTGGGCATCGTGCTCGGCGGCTCCGGCAACGGGGAGCAGATCGCGGCCAACAAGGTCCGGGGCATCCGCGCCGCGCTGGCCTGGAACCTGGAGACGGCGCGACTGGCGCGCGAGCACAACGACGCCAACGTCGTGGGGCTGGGGGGACGCCAGCACAGCGTCGAGCAGGCCGCCGAGATCGTCGAGGCCTTTCTCGCCGCCCGGTGGAGTGAGGCGGAGCGCCATGCGCGCCGCATCGGCAAGATCGCCCGCTATGAGGAGTCCGGCGAGATCGTCGACTGA
- a CDS encoding globin gives MGYLPAPGGLPLGEEAPSPEEKSFFEEVGGHETFRRIVDVFYDQVAEDPEFRALYPEEDLEPAKRRLLMFLEQYWGGPRTYQAERGHPRLRMRHMPFRVDAAARDTWLRYMRRAVEEAELSPLHEQILWDYLERAAHSMVNS, from the coding sequence ATGGGGTATCTGCCGGCACCTGGCGGTCTCCCCCTGGGCGAGGAGGCCCCCTCGCCGGAGGAGAAGAGCTTCTTCGAGGAGGTCGGCGGCCATGAGACGTTCCGCAGGATCGTGGACGTCTTCTATGACCAGGTGGCCGAGGACCCGGAGTTCCGCGCCCTGTACCCGGAGGAGGACCTCGAGCCGGCCAAGCGCCGTCTGCTGATGTTTCTCGAGCAGTATTGGGGCGGGCCCCGCACCTACCAGGCCGAGCGCGGCCATCCTCGTCTGCGCATGCGTCACATGCCCTTCCGCGTGGACGCCGCCGCGCGTGACACCTGGCTGAGGTACATGCGTCGGGCTGTGGAGGAGGCGGAGCTCTCTCCCCTGCATGAGCAGATCCTCTGGGACTACCTGGAGCGGGCAGCCCACTCCATGGTTAACAGCTGA
- a CDS encoding acyl-CoA thioesterase yields the protein MPERPYRIPTPAEAVERLVGMLDLEQLDPAEAAGSEERFRGPVFDQAFWRVFGGQVLAQSAIAAVRTVDSARVIHSVHGYFLRPGDATKPLEIGVERLRDGGSFSARRSQAYQDGRPILSMIASFQRPSPGPTHQQEMPLDIPAPEELAPPHELVGHVKHPVMQEWGHGRPFEIRHVDRPIYLEGDTVPRASNAVWMRARAPLPEDPNIHRAAILYASDYTLLEPVLRRHGLYWAKPGMKVASLDHAMWWHRDAAADEWLLYVQHSPSAQSSRGLGAGAIYNRDGALVATVAQEGMVRRPQGLRPRIQERIQHSMVRSSRTQRQLDRKYGSAWASRYFTR from the coding sequence ATGCCTGAGCGTCCGTACCGCATCCCCACCCCTGCCGAGGCTGTCGAGCGGCTCGTGGGCATGCTGGACCTCGAGCAGCTGGATCCGGCGGAGGCGGCGGGCAGTGAGGAGCGCTTCCGCGGGCCCGTCTTCGATCAGGCGTTCTGGAGGGTCTTCGGCGGTCAGGTGCTCGCCCAGTCGGCGATCGCCGCCGTGCGCACGGTGGATTCCGCACGGGTCATCCACTCGGTGCATGGGTACTTCCTCCGGCCCGGCGACGCCACCAAGCCCCTGGAGATCGGCGTCGAGCGGCTCCGGGACGGCGGTTCGTTCTCGGCCCGCCGCAGCCAGGCCTACCAGGACGGTCGGCCGATCCTGTCGATGATCGCCTCGTTCCAGCGGCCCTCCCCTGGACCCACTCACCAGCAGGAGATGCCGCTGGACATCCCGGCCCCGGAGGAGCTGGCCCCGCCACACGAGCTGGTGGGGCACGTCAAGCATCCGGTGATGCAGGAATGGGGCCATGGCCGGCCGTTCGAGATACGCCATGTGGACCGGCCCATCTACCTGGAGGGGGACACCGTGCCGCGGGCCTCCAACGCCGTGTGGATGCGCGCCCGCGCCCCGCTTCCCGAGGACCCGAACATCCACCGTGCCGCGATCCTCTACGCCTCGGACTACACCTTGTTGGAGCCGGTGCTGCGCCGCCACGGCCTCTATTGGGCGAAGCCCGGCATGAAGGTGGCGTCCCTGGACCACGCCATGTGGTGGCATCGTGATGCGGCCGCCGATGAGTGGCTGCTCTACGTCCAGCACAGCCCCAGCGCGCAGAGCTCCCGCGGGCTCGGTGCCGGAGCGATCTACAACCGCGACGGCGCACTGGTGGCCACCGTCGCCCAGGAGGGCATGGTGCGCCGGCCCCAGGGGCTCAGGCCGCGTATCCAGGAGCGCATCCAGCATTCGATGGTCCGTAGCTCCCGGACCCAGCGGCAGCTCGATCGCAAGTACGGAAGCGCCTGGGCCTCTCGTTACTTCACTCGCTGA
- a CDS encoding glycosyltransferase has protein sequence MSSPTATLPCGGTSALRIVMVSLHTSPLAQAGAGDAGGLNVYVNSLSRALRAAGVCIDLVTTGEGPDHVRELADGRRVHHLQAGTDGDKNSLVDETESLAQRALRSLAAVDPGAVTTVHSHYWISGLAGLTMARRLRAPLVHTMHTIGAVKQECDPQAAEDPRRDAAESRIARSADMLTANTLRERDDLVRLFDVKPAGVALVRPGVDLSVFHPPAGEDARLHLEGRPLRLTFAGRLQPHKGPQVAVAALGKLRRMMPDTPVELTVAGRQSGQDALDIAELAAAHGVEDLVRTTDPLPHPQLADLFRDSDAVLMPSYSESFGLVALEAMACGTPVLAHDVGGLSELVRHQRTGRLVQTLDPAAWAEEMRWLILHRRAWARYSGTAAVLAEEYSWAATATASRRLYRTLSPVSV, from the coding sequence ATGTCCAGCCCCACGGCGACGCTTCCCTGCGGAGGCACCTCAGCACTTCGCATCGTGATGGTGAGCCTGCACACCTCCCCGCTGGCGCAGGCGGGAGCCGGCGACGCCGGAGGACTGAACGTCTATGTCAATTCCCTCTCCCGGGCTCTGCGCGCCGCCGGTGTCTGCATCGATCTGGTCACCACCGGTGAGGGACCCGACCACGTGCGGGAGCTCGCCGACGGGCGACGCGTCCACCACCTCCAGGCAGGCACCGATGGGGACAAGAACAGCCTGGTGGACGAGACGGAGTCACTGGCTCAGCGCGCACTGCGCAGCCTGGCGGCCGTCGATCCGGGGGCGGTGACCACCGTCCACTCGCACTATTGGATCTCCGGACTGGCCGGGCTGACCATGGCTCGTCGGCTGAGGGCTCCCTTGGTGCACACCATGCACACCATCGGCGCGGTCAAGCAGGAGTGCGATCCGCAGGCCGCAGAGGATCCTCGCCGTGATGCGGCCGAGTCGCGGATCGCACGCTCCGCGGACATGCTGACCGCCAACACCCTCCGTGAGCGGGACGACCTGGTGCGGCTCTTCGACGTGAAGCCCGCCGGCGTGGCCCTGGTGCGCCCGGGCGTGGACCTCAGCGTGTTCCATCCGCCTGCCGGGGAGGACGCTCGGCTGCACCTCGAGGGGCGGCCCCTTCGGCTGACGTTCGCCGGCCGGCTGCAGCCGCACAAGGGCCCCCAGGTGGCGGTCGCCGCACTGGGGAAGCTCCGCCGCATGATGCCCGACACCCCGGTGGAGCTGACGGTGGCTGGGAGACAGAGCGGCCAAGACGCCCTCGACATCGCTGAGCTCGCCGCCGCCCACGGCGTCGAGGACCTGGTGCGCACCACGGACCCGCTGCCGCATCCCCAGCTCGCCGACCTCTTCCGAGACAGCGACGCGGTGCTGATGCCGTCCTACAGCGAATCCTTCGGGCTGGTCGCCCTGGAGGCTATGGCCTGCGGCACCCCGGTGCTGGCCCACGACGTCGGCGGGCTGTCAGAGCTGGTCCGTCACCAGCGCACCGGCCGCCTCGTGCAGACCCTGGATCCTGCCGCATGGGCCGAGGAGATGCGGTGGCTGATCCTGCACCGCCGCGCCTGGGCACGCTACAGCGGCACCGCCGCCGTCCTGGCCGAAGAGTACTCCTGGGCGGCGACTGCGACGGCCAGCCGACGGCTCTATCGCACCCTCAGCCCGGTGTCGGTCTGA
- a CDS encoding DUF2079 domain-containing protein, which translates to MTRSQKMQLAAVMTAASLLYLVHSLLRFRNFEAKGYDLGIFDQAVRQYALFSAPIVPIKGEDFHLLGDHFHPIIAALAPLYWLWDDPRMLNIAMTALLVSTAIPVYLVVRGWFGHRSGLLSAAALLLYWPFQAIINWDFHEIAFGVPIIAWVIWAIERHRPWLAVGLSAILLLVREDLGVTLIAIALVLALRRWWLPALTTAALGGLGYWFATEVVIPHFSPAGEFGYWEFTALGASAGAAVAFMLTQPWNAAVVLVDHPLKVGLWLLHFLPLWLLPFASPYVIIGAPILLSRLFNDRLNVWAPVYQYDAILAPVFLLAALDVLRRIAARTAPRTAGRLAVALPSTVLAVSLIGTLFFPQVFPFQRTLTAGNWEMTERAQAHERAVAVIPDGVCIEAADTAVPHLVDRTRVGLNGTTDAERLSWLIIDDRVEELGGSDPLTPREAFDRAEQLGFEPVIADDQGLWVFTRELDDDVDTTRCAEYLAR; encoded by the coding sequence TTGACGCGTTCACAGAAGATGCAGCTGGCCGCCGTGATGACGGCGGCCTCCTTGCTGTACCTGGTGCACTCTCTGCTGCGATTCCGCAATTTCGAGGCCAAGGGGTACGACCTCGGCATCTTCGACCAGGCGGTCCGGCAGTACGCCCTGTTCAGCGCACCGATTGTCCCGATCAAGGGTGAGGACTTCCACCTGCTCGGCGATCACTTCCATCCGATCATCGCTGCTCTGGCCCCGCTCTACTGGCTCTGGGACGATCCGCGGATGCTCAACATCGCGATGACGGCTCTGCTGGTCTCCACCGCGATCCCGGTCTATCTGGTGGTGCGAGGCTGGTTCGGCCATCGATCAGGTCTGCTCAGCGCCGCCGCCCTGCTGCTGTACTGGCCGTTCCAGGCGATCATCAACTGGGACTTCCACGAGATCGCCTTCGGGGTTCCGATCATCGCCTGGGTGATCTGGGCGATCGAGCGTCACCGTCCCTGGCTGGCGGTCGGCCTTTCGGCGATCCTTCTGCTGGTCCGCGAGGATCTCGGCGTCACACTGATCGCGATCGCCCTCGTGCTCGCCCTGCGTCGCTGGTGGCTGCCGGCCCTCACCACGGCGGCACTGGGGGGTCTCGGCTACTGGTTCGCCACCGAGGTGGTCATCCCGCACTTCTCGCCGGCCGGAGAGTTCGGCTACTGGGAGTTCACCGCATTGGGCGCCTCGGCGGGCGCCGCCGTGGCCTTCATGCTCACCCAGCCGTGGAACGCCGCTGTCGTCCTGGTCGACCATCCGCTCAAGGTCGGCCTGTGGCTGCTGCACTTCCTGCCGCTGTGGCTGCTGCCCTTCGCCTCGCCCTATGTGATCATCGGCGCGCCGATCCTGCTCTCTCGCCTCTTCAACGACCGACTCAACGTCTGGGCGCCCGTCTACCAGTACGACGCGATCCTCGCTCCGGTCTTCCTGCTGGCGGCCCTGGACGTTCTGCGTCGGATCGCGGCACGCACCGCGCCGCGCACCGCGGGCCGGCTCGCGGTCGCGCTGCCCTCCACCGTGCTGGCGGTCAGCCTGATCGGCACGCTGTTCTTCCCCCAGGTCTTCCCGTTCCAGCGGACGCTCACCGCCGGTAACTGGGAGATGACGGAGCGCGCGCAGGCTCACGAGCGTGCCGTTGCGGTGATCCCTGACGGTGTCTGCATCGAGGCCGCGGACACCGCGGTGCCGCATCTGGTGGACCGCACCCGTGTGGGGCTCAACGGCACCACCGACGCGGAACGGCTCAGCTGGCTGATCATCGATGACCGCGTCGAGGAGCTCGGCGGCTCCGATCCGCTGACCCCCCGGGAGGCCTTCGACCGTGCCGAGCAGCTCGGCTTCGAGCCCGTGATCGCCGACGACCAGGGGCTGTGGGTGTTCACCAGGGAGCTCGACGACGACGTCGACACGACCCGCTGTGCGGAATATCTGGCTCGCTGA
- a CDS encoding single-stranded DNA-binding protein, with translation MNETVTVRGFIGNEVRTITTDKGLPISSFRLASTPRRFDRERGEWVDGETNWFTVTCFRALAQNVRTTVSKGDPVLVTGRLKVRQWANDTGQRGTSVEIDADGVGHDLTFGTGSFIRLGGQPADSASGWGTAGAGLTPTEDAADLADSDARDPGPDAAAGAGHGSSPEVSPGGDEELAGAETVDAPF, from the coding sequence ATGAACGAGACCGTCACCGTCCGCGGATTCATCGGCAACGAGGTGCGAACCATCACCACCGACAAGGGACTGCCGATCTCCAGCTTCCGGCTGGCCTCCACTCCGCGGCGCTTCGACCGCGAGCGTGGCGAGTGGGTCGACGGAGAGACCAACTGGTTCACCGTGACCTGCTTCCGCGCTCTGGCACAGAACGTCCGCACCACCGTCTCCAAGGGCGATCCGGTGCTGGTCACCGGTCGTCTCAAAGTTCGCCAGTGGGCCAACGACACCGGCCAGCGCGGCACCTCCGTGGAGATCGATGCCGACGGCGTGGGTCATGATCTGACCTTCGGCACCGGTTCCTTCATCCGGCTGGGCGGGCAGCCCGCCGACTCGGCGAGCGGCTGGGGCACAGCAGGGGCGGGCCTGACACCGACCGAGGACGCCGCGGACCTCGCCGACTCGGACGCACGGGATCCAGGACCGGATGCCGCGGCAGGGGCAGGCCACGGCTCCTCCCCTGAGGTCTCCCCGGGAGGGGACGAGGAGCTCGCAGGGGCCGAGACTGTCGACGCCCCCTTCTGA